One part of the Tunicatimonas pelagia genome encodes these proteins:
- a CDS encoding helix-turn-helix domain-containing protein produces the protein MGVLITFINIAIFQGVVLATIILVSPLFKSKANKYLAYAVFSLSALLLVLVFDSTGLYKTIPTLQLLQSISLEVIFPVFIFLFIAHQVKHSIILSKRRFLLFCPFLYIASLNITTDLTILDNFDVLPYYVKLTVQILWIIEVIIAVVFIPLVLISAFLLIKKSENVQEKKWLTYLWASVFFIFSVFSVTILLAVFMRFDIMPTMRVLGLLSAVLIHWIVFTGIYKFKLADDQKEIKALIKNKKEQRINIPNHVPEESEVNNVKGEFLSEDNIYFKKLVRLCESDQIYRDPSLDREKVAEMLGISSGYVSQLVNSITKDNFINYINRYRVEDVKTLIVDKEFDNYSLLAIGLECGFSSKTTFYNSFKKITGMTPNAYRKTQKTSSNL, from the coding sequence GTGGGCGTACTAATAACATTTATTAATATAGCCATTTTTCAAGGTGTCGTTTTAGCAACGATCATTTTAGTCTCTCCACTATTTAAAAGCAAAGCAAATAAGTACTTAGCGTATGCAGTTTTTTCATTGTCTGCCCTGCTCTTAGTTCTAGTTTTTGACTCAACCGGGCTTTATAAAACCATACCCACTTTACAACTACTACAATCAATAAGCCTGGAGGTGATTTTTCCTGTATTCATTTTTCTGTTTATCGCTCATCAAGTAAAACATTCGATCATATTATCTAAAAGAAGGTTTTTGTTGTTTTGCCCTTTTCTGTACATAGCTAGCCTGAATATCACAACAGACCTAACAATCCTGGATAACTTTGATGTACTCCCTTATTATGTCAAGCTAACGGTTCAAATCCTGTGGATAATAGAAGTGATAATAGCGGTAGTGTTCATACCCTTAGTTTTAATTAGTGCCTTCTTACTGATTAAAAAATCAGAAAATGTACAAGAAAAAAAATGGCTTACTTATCTATGGGCTTCTGTTTTCTTTATTTTTTCTGTATTTTCTGTCACCATCCTCCTTGCTGTATTCATGAGGTTTGATATTATGCCTACAATGAGAGTACTCGGCTTATTGAGTGCCGTGTTAATTCACTGGATTGTATTTACAGGTATTTATAAATTTAAACTTGCAGACGATCAGAAAGAAATAAAAGCATTGATCAAGAATAAGAAAGAGCAGCGTATCAATATTCCTAACCACGTACCAGAAGAATCAGAAGTGAATAATGTAAAAGGGGAATTCCTGTCTGAAGACAATATTTATTTTAAAAAGCTAGTACGCCTTTGCGAAAGCGATCAAATTTATCGAGATCCCTCGTTGGACAGGGAAAAAGTGGCTGAGATGTTAGGTATAAGTTCTGGTTATGTTTCTCAACTAGTTAATTCAATTACCAAGGATAATTTTATCAATTACATTAACCGTTACCGAGTAGAAGATGTGAAAACCCTCATTGTGGATAAAGAATTTGACAATTATAGCTTATTGGCCATAGGATTGGAATGTGGATTTTCTTCAAAGACCACTTTTTACAATTCATTTAAGAAAATCACCGGAATGACCCCAAATGCTTACCGTAAAACGCAAAAAACAAGTTCCAATTTGTAA
- a CDS encoding transposase, with protein MKTIEILQTIMAKMPDISQPMHKFLVHLVQVFLSAKGRYNFTNLSRWGDLCERTFRRNYDKAFDFRHFSEVLIDLFFANHSWIAVSDCSYVAKSGKKTYGLDRYWSGCSQKAIKGLEISALALVSVKSGLALTLSVHQTPGGLKDETNRLLFYLQQLVRCSAYLLKKTKYWVVDGFYAKQAAWDQVAALGMFMITKLRGDANMNYLYEGPQKPRGRKRKNGGKVHWKGDEVLTRFEQQGTTPEGWQVYCQVVWSVKWKRKIKVVMVTTQSKSGRTGLFLLGCSDLELSASRILAYYRLRFNIEFLFRDAKQHLGLSHCQSTQEKRLAFHFQAVMMTLNLCLVENHLQGRTSFSLQDVKTEHFNTRWLQIIISNLNLDAESIKMHPNYPKLLQRGKLAA; from the coding sequence ATGAAAACCATAGAGATTCTCCAGACGATAATGGCAAAAATGCCGGACATATCCCAACCCATGCATAAGTTTTTAGTGCATCTTGTACAGGTGTTCTTATCGGCTAAGGGGCGTTATAACTTTACCAACTTGTCGCGCTGGGGCGACCTATGTGAGCGTACGTTTCGGCGTAATTACGACAAAGCTTTTGATTTCAGACACTTTAGTGAGGTGCTCATTGATCTGTTTTTTGCTAACCACTCCTGGATTGCGGTGAGTGACTGTAGCTACGTTGCTAAGAGCGGTAAAAAGACGTACGGTTTGGATAGGTACTGGAGCGGATGCTCCCAAAAAGCAATTAAAGGATTAGAGATTAGTGCGCTGGCTTTGGTATCAGTGAAAAGCGGATTGGCCTTAACCCTATCGGTACACCAAACCCCTGGTGGACTCAAAGACGAGACCAACCGCTTACTTTTCTACTTACAGCAGCTAGTCCGTTGTAGTGCCTACCTGCTCAAAAAGACGAAGTACTGGGTGGTAGACGGCTTTTACGCCAAACAAGCCGCTTGGGATCAGGTAGCTGCGTTAGGTATGTTCATGATCACTAAGTTGCGCGGTGATGCCAATATGAACTACTTATATGAAGGCCCCCAAAAGCCCCGAGGGAGAAAACGCAAGAATGGGGGTAAAGTTCACTGGAAAGGCGATGAGGTGTTAACTCGTTTTGAACAACAGGGTACCACCCCTGAAGGTTGGCAAGTCTATTGCCAAGTGGTTTGGTCGGTAAAGTGGAAGCGAAAGATAAAAGTAGTGATGGTTACTACACAAAGTAAAAGCGGCCGAACCGGTTTGTTCTTGTTAGGATGTTCGGATCTGGAACTCTCAGCAAGTCGTATTCTAGCATACTATCGCTTGCGCTTCAATATTGAGTTTCTCTTTAGAGATGCTAAGCAGCATTTAGGACTCAGCCACTGCCAAAGCACTCAAGAAAAACGTTTGGCCTTCCATTTTCAGGCCGTCATGATGACTTTGAATCTGTGTTTGGTAGAGAATCACTTGCAGGGTAGAACCAGCTTCTCACTGCAAGACGTCAAAACAGAGCATTTTAATACCCGTTGGCTACAAATCATTATTTCAAACTTAAATCTGGACGCTGAGTCAATAAAAATGCACCCCAACTACCCAAAGCTATTGCAACGGGGAAAATTGGCTGCATAA
- a CDS encoding RNA polymerase sigma factor: MLFKRRKNKALDDVQLLRKYQLTGELPVLGELYERYMSPVYGVCLKYFKNKEDSQDAVMQIFEKLVDRLLTEEVRDFKPWLYVVTRNYCLMQLRKTKVQQVPINGHTDYLAEEESENLSEEQWQLLSQGMDQLPTEQQQCLQLFYLQQQSYQTIAEQTGYELKQVKSHIQNGRRNLKIFVEKHHE, encoded by the coding sequence ATGCTCTTCAAACGCCGTAAAAATAAAGCTCTGGACGATGTTCAGTTGTTACGTAAGTATCAGCTAACGGGTGAACTCCCGGTGCTGGGTGAGCTTTACGAGCGATATATGTCGCCGGTGTACGGGGTGTGCCTGAAATATTTTAAGAATAAAGAAGATAGCCAAGATGCGGTGATGCAAATCTTCGAAAAACTGGTTGACCGATTGCTCACCGAAGAAGTGCGAGACTTTAAACCCTGGCTTTACGTGGTAACGCGCAACTACTGCCTAATGCAATTACGAAAAACCAAAGTACAGCAGGTACCGATTAATGGGCATACGGATTATCTGGCGGAAGAAGAGAGCGAAAATTTATCCGAAGAGCAATGGCAGCTACTTTCGCAGGGCATGGATCAACTACCGACTGAGCAACAGCAGTGCTTGCAGCTATTTTACTTACAACAGCAGTCGTATCAGACCATTGCTGAGCAGACGGGCTACGAATTAAAACAGGTGAAAAGCCATATCCAGAACGGAAGGCGTAATTTGAAAATTTTTGTGGAGAAACATCATGAATAA
- a CDS encoding energy transducer TonB, whose protein sequence is MNKPQYDIDEAWVQRYLEGKLSEEEQNWLKANPFEAEALEGLAEVPNWQQDIASLQRQLQERTHQRATLWVTYGRYAAAVAVLLTTSWLIYRTTLTEAPVEQLSYEVQSDASAAPEEAPIALVIPKKVEGEKATSVVSNPLLSQPNQEIKPVLVPEQETIALLEPAATPAMPEIMADEETADVLEEEVNRIDAEPALSHDYQTRAKQSRFTEPADKFGHQIARHQVTGQISNRQIIGSVYSLEDRMPIPGANVHVKGTIVNTITDVNGQFQVIVPDSSSELVVSSIGYQSEEIAINQHGSLAVQLEEDTQALSEVVIVGYGTQGKKSTLSQPAQPLPSQKAFRTYLQENLQYPEKAQQQGIEGNVKVQFTVKADGELTDFTIKKSLGYGCDEEAIRLIQAGLGWQPALQEGKLQDQKVMVKVRFRLPNK, encoded by the coding sequence ATGAATAAGCCACAGTACGATATTGACGAGGCCTGGGTGCAACGCTATCTAGAGGGAAAACTCTCGGAAGAAGAGCAGAACTGGCTCAAAGCAAACCCTTTTGAAGCGGAAGCTTTGGAAGGGCTAGCCGAGGTTCCTAATTGGCAGCAAGATATAGCCAGCTTACAACGGCAGTTGCAAGAACGTACCCACCAGCGAGCTACGCTTTGGGTGACCTACGGACGCTACGCGGCAGCAGTAGCCGTTCTTCTCACCACTAGTTGGCTCATTTACCGAACCACTCTTACTGAGGCTCCGGTTGAACAACTATCTTACGAAGTACAATCAGATGCTTCGGCAGCTCCCGAAGAGGCACCGATAGCGTTAGTTATTCCCAAAAAGGTAGAAGGCGAAAAGGCTACTTCCGTAGTAAGTAACCCTCTACTTAGCCAGCCTAATCAAGAAATAAAACCTGTTCTGGTACCGGAACAAGAAACCATTGCTTTACTTGAACCAGCAGCAACTCCAGCTATGCCCGAGATAATGGCCGACGAAGAGACAGCCGATGTTTTGGAAGAAGAAGTAAACCGTATTGATGCTGAACCAGCATTATCTCATGATTATCAGACGAGGGCAAAGCAGTCTAGATTTACTGAACCGGCTGATAAGTTTGGTCATCAAATCGCCCGCCACCAAGTTACTGGCCAGATCAGTAATCGTCAAATTATTGGCTCAGTCTATTCATTAGAAGATCGGATGCCAATTCCCGGAGCCAATGTTCATGTAAAGGGTACAATCGTCAACACCATTACTGATGTAAATGGGCAGTTTCAGGTAATTGTGCCAGACAGCAGTAGTGAATTAGTAGTCAGTTCTATTGGCTACCAGTCCGAAGAAATAGCAATAAACCAGCATGGCTCTTTAGCCGTCCAACTTGAGGAAGATACGCAAGCATTAAGCGAAGTAGTGATTGTTGGGTACGGAACGCAAGGAAAAAAATCTACCCTTTCCCAACCAGCTCAACCCCTACCTTCACAAAAGGCGTTTCGCACCTACTTGCAAGAGAACCTTCAGTACCCGGAGAAAGCCCAACAGCAAGGTATCGAAGGCAATGTGAAGGTACAATTTACGGTGAAAGCTGACGGAGAACTAACGGATTTTACTATTAAAAAGAGCTTAGGCTACGGCTGCGATGAAGAAGCAATCCGGCTCATTCAAGCTGGACTAGGCTGGCAACCCGCCCTTCAGGAAGGGAAATTGCAAGATCAGAAAGTGATGGTAAAAGTACGGTTTAGGTTGCCTAATAAATAG
- a CDS encoding vWA domain-containing protein: MKTVMIILLGLLTAFTWRPNPTQTITGTVTDIDGGAVLPGVNVIVKSSQTGTVTDMNGQYRIENVSEKDVLVFSFIGYVTQEVKVKNQSAINVQLVADVQELSEVVVTGYAPQYKRAVTGSVARIRGANSISSAPAPAMYDVVEQESGVYYPPVDDELPQEFNTEEYATIRENPFLASSQNPLSTFSIDVDAASYGNIRRFINQGEMPPTDAVRIEEMVNYFKYNYPQPKGDDPFSVNPELVECPWNPQHHLLKIGLQGKEIPTENLPASNLVFLIDVSGSMDYSNKLPLLKKAFRMLTDQLRPQDRVAMVVYAGAAGVVLESTPGNEKAKIKEALDRLQAGGSTAGGAGIQLAYDIAKKNFQDGGNNRIILATDGDFNIGESSNAAMERMIEKKREEGIFLTVLGFGMGNYKDSKMELLADKGNGNYAYIDNIQEAKKVLVSEFGGTLFTIAKDVKFQIEFNPTKVQGHRLIGYENRALRSEDFNDDKKDAGELGSGHTVTALYEVIPAGIDAGDLLKSVDDLKYQKQKTERSASRTDEWLTLKLRYKAPDGDTSKLIEQPLTGEVKSFNEASENLRFAASVAGFGMLLRDSNFKGNLTYDAVAQMARESKGEDQEGYRQEFIRLVESCNLLASN; encoded by the coding sequence ATGAAAACAGTGATGATAATTTTGCTGGGATTGCTTACCGCATTCACCTGGCGACCTAATCCAACCCAAACTATTACCGGAACGGTTACAGATATCGATGGCGGAGCAGTGCTGCCTGGAGTCAATGTAATTGTAAAAAGCTCTCAAACCGGAACTGTGACCGATATGAACGGACAGTACCGAATAGAGAATGTATCTGAAAAAGATGTATTGGTTTTTAGTTTTATTGGCTATGTAACGCAGGAAGTTAAGGTTAAAAACCAATCCGCAATTAATGTACAACTAGTAGCCGATGTTCAGGAACTATCGGAAGTCGTAGTTACCGGATATGCTCCTCAATATAAACGAGCGGTTACTGGATCGGTAGCGCGAATACGTGGAGCTAATTCAATTTCTTCTGCTCCTGCCCCCGCCATGTACGATGTGGTTGAGCAGGAATCAGGTGTGTATTATCCACCAGTAGATGATGAACTACCGCAAGAGTTTAATACCGAAGAATACGCTACCATCCGGGAAAATCCGTTTTTGGCATCGTCGCAGAACCCCCTTTCTACCTTTTCTATTGATGTAGATGCTGCTTCTTACGGTAACATTCGCCGATTTATCAATCAGGGCGAAATGCCGCCTACCGATGCGGTTCGCATAGAAGAAATGGTCAATTACTTCAAATATAATTATCCACAGCCTAAGGGCGATGATCCATTTTCAGTGAATCCTGAACTGGTAGAATGCCCTTGGAATCCGCAGCATCATTTACTGAAAATTGGTTTGCAAGGCAAAGAAATTCCTACGGAAAATCTCCCGGCCTCTAATCTGGTATTTCTGATCGACGTATCCGGCTCAATGGACTACTCTAACAAGCTACCGTTACTGAAAAAAGCCTTCCGAATGCTCACCGACCAGCTACGTCCTCAAGACCGGGTAGCGATGGTAGTATATGCCGGAGCCGCTGGAGTAGTATTAGAATCTACCCCAGGTAACGAAAAAGCGAAGATCAAAGAAGCCTTAGACCGACTGCAAGCCGGAGGTTCTACCGCCGGAGGTGCGGGAATCCAACTCGCTTATGATATTGCCAAGAAAAATTTTCAGGATGGCGGTAACAACCGAATCATTCTGGCTACTGACGGTGATTTTAATATTGGTGAGTCTAGCAACGCGGCCATGGAGCGAATGATTGAGAAGAAGCGGGAAGAAGGAATATTTTTGACGGTGTTAGGTTTCGGTATGGGCAACTACAAAGATTCTAAAATGGAACTGCTGGCTGACAAAGGCAACGGTAACTACGCCTACATTGACAATATTCAGGAAGCCAAAAAAGTACTGGTCAGCGAGTTTGGCGGAACATTATTCACCATCGCCAAAGACGTGAAGTTTCAGATTGAATTCAATCCTACCAAAGTGCAGGGCCACCGTTTAATTGGCTACGAGAACCGTGCCCTCCGCAGCGAAGATTTTAACGATGATAAGAAAGATGCGGGCGAGCTAGGCTCTGGTCATACGGTCACTGCCCTGTACGAAGTTATTCCTGCCGGAATAGATGCGGGCGACTTGCTGAAATCGGTAGATGACTTGAAGTACCAAAAGCAGAAAACCGAGCGATCTGCTTCTCGTACCGACGAATGGCTCACGCTCAAGCTACGCTACAAAGCTCCAGATGGCGACACTAGTAAGCTGATTGAGCAACCACTCACGGGTGAAGTAAAGTCGTTTAATGAAGCTTCGGAAAACCTACGGTTTGCCGCGTCCGTAGCTGGTTTCGGTATGCTACTACGCGATTCTAATTTCAAAGGAAATCTAACTTACGATGCCGTAGCCCAAATGGCTCGCGAATCAAAAGGCGAAGATCAAGAAGGTTACCGTCAAGAATTTATCCGGCTGGTAGAATCGTGTAATTTGCTGGCGAGTAATTAG
- a CDS encoding tetratricopeptide repeat protein, protein MIITLCLTEVVDAQEINWPDDTAQAQTNWVLFTDGVRAKTYAEALESFRWLLNQAPDLTPTLYIQGEKLFKGLVAETGDPEKREQYQRQQLNLYDQRIQYFSDEAKVMNRKAHAAYQYYRDKPEKYAELLEVFEHAFQVSQQQFSSANLVAYLDVIRRYRKAGGSELSDEEILHRYDQLSKVLQQKSKPDAKEKQELLDKLLIATITLDCATIQEKFGNPFLQDTTQLDWAKKVIALALAYQCSDALSFMTALRTVLRYEPSVGTAKTIAKLYEIRDKPQNAETYWQQAITLAKENNEKAELWYSLAQHYQRNNRKPQAREAARKSIQQNTSKKEAHKLIGDLYFSSFDNCKGGKSIVQDRAVYWAAYEMYQRAGRSDLMQQAEQQFPTMEQIFQEDLKKGEVMQVGCWINEEVVIRPRLQ, encoded by the coding sequence ATGATAATAACTCTTTGCCTGACTGAAGTGGTTGATGCTCAAGAAATAAACTGGCCAGACGATACGGCGCAAGCTCAGACAAATTGGGTGCTATTTACCGATGGGGTTCGGGCTAAGACCTACGCGGAAGCACTAGAATCATTCCGTTGGTTGCTAAATCAAGCTCCCGATCTTACTCCTACTTTATACATTCAGGGTGAGAAGTTATTTAAAGGGTTAGTAGCCGAGACGGGTGATCCAGAAAAACGAGAGCAGTATCAACGACAGCAGCTTAACCTGTATGACCAGCGCATCCAGTACTTCTCAGATGAAGCGAAGGTAATGAACCGTAAAGCGCACGCGGCTTATCAGTACTATCGGGATAAACCTGAAAAGTACGCGGAGTTACTAGAAGTCTTTGAACACGCTTTTCAAGTGAGTCAACAGCAATTTTCCAGTGCCAACTTGGTTGCTTACCTGGATGTGATACGGCGCTACCGAAAAGCCGGGGGTAGCGAATTATCGGATGAAGAAATACTCCATCGCTACGATCAACTTTCGAAAGTGCTTCAGCAAAAAAGTAAACCTGATGCGAAAGAGAAGCAGGAGCTGCTGGACAAATTGCTCATCGCAACAATTACGCTAGATTGTGCCACTATTCAGGAAAAGTTTGGTAATCCTTTTCTTCAAGATACTACCCAGCTAGATTGGGCGAAGAAAGTGATTGCGCTAGCTTTAGCTTATCAGTGTAGCGATGCGCTATCCTTCATGACTGCTTTGCGAACAGTTCTTCGGTACGAACCATCGGTAGGTACGGCTAAGACGATTGCCAAACTTTATGAAATAAGGGATAAGCCCCAGAATGCCGAAACCTACTGGCAGCAAGCGATTACTCTGGCGAAAGAAAATAATGAAAAGGCTGAGTTGTGGTATTCGTTGGCGCAGCACTATCAACGGAATAACCGTAAGCCCCAAGCCCGGGAAGCCGCCCGGAAATCAATTCAGCAGAATACTTCTAAGAAGGAAGCGCATAAGCTGATCGGTGATCTCTATTTTTCTAGTTTTGACAATTGTAAAGGCGGGAAGTCAATTGTTCAGGATCGGGCGGTGTACTGGGCGGCTTACGAAATGTACCAACGGGCGGGGAGAAGTGATTTGATGCAGCAAGCCGAGCAGCAATTTCCGACGATGGAGCAAATTTTTCAGGAAGACCTCAAGAAGGGTGAGGTCATGCAAGTAGGTTGTTGGATCAATGAAGAAGTGGTAATTCGCCCTCGTCTGCAATAG
- a CDS encoding vWA domain-containing protein — MSKRNVKCPNQLKTESAKSRSPTPSFPKREKGGFKMSGALFILLVILFNGCHEKGYNNKSQGDQSDDYSYVTPPPTYQPDPNAPPSDIKLPPEIKAIPDEEEADEIFMIIEELPEINFNTEEYDRIYENDFVAVWDNPLSTFSIDVDNASYSNVRRFLTQYHELPPPDAVRIEELVNYFSYEYPQPKGEHPFALVTEVAQCPWNPEHQLLHLGIQGKSLDYEQLSPSNLVFLVDVSGSMDEPNKLPLVQKSLRLLIDALKPTDRVAMVVYAGAAGMVLPSTPASDKDTIFKALDNLQAGGSTAGGAGIQLAYQIAKENFIADGNNRVILATDGDFNIGTSSTGDLVRMIEEKRKQDIYLTICGFGMGNYKDGRMEQISNAGNGNYFYIDHIQEAEKVFVRELRANLFTIAKDVKIQLEFNPQQVQSYRLIGYENRLLSREDFDDDLKDAGELGAGHTVTALYEIIPTPPDQEVSTATALRYQQSIVTDQANANELLTFKLRYKPIGSKQSLLIEQPVRYSENTFAKSSQNFRLSATVAGFGMLLRQSQYSGTLTFKQLEAWLHGAKPTVNTDWQDFEQLLRTATLLNDPR, encoded by the coding sequence ATGTCAAAACGAAACGTAAAATGCCCGAATCAACTAAAAACAGAGAGTGCAAAATCACGTAGCCCAACTCCCTCTTTTCCAAAGAGAGAGAAAGGGGGATTTAAAATGTCTGGAGCACTTTTCATTTTATTAGTTATACTTTTTAATGGCTGCCACGAGAAAGGTTATAATAATAAGTCTCAGGGAGATCAAAGTGATGATTATTCGTATGTAACACCTCCCCCTACCTATCAACCTGACCCGAATGCTCCTCCCTCTGATATCAAACTTCCCCCGGAGATAAAAGCCATTCCTGATGAAGAAGAAGCTGATGAGATATTTATGATTATTGAAGAACTTCCAGAAATCAATTTTAATACGGAGGAATACGACAGAATCTACGAGAACGATTTTGTAGCGGTATGGGACAATCCACTCTCTACCTTTTCTATCGATGTTGATAACGCTTCCTACAGTAATGTGCGTCGGTTCCTGACGCAGTACCACGAATTGCCTCCGCCGGATGCAGTACGTATTGAAGAATTAGTCAACTACTTCTCCTACGAATATCCTCAACCGAAGGGCGAGCATCCTTTTGCTTTAGTTACCGAAGTAGCCCAATGTCCTTGGAACCCCGAGCATCAATTGCTACACCTGGGTATTCAGGGGAAGTCATTGGACTACGAGCAGCTTTCGCCCAGCAATCTGGTTTTTTTAGTGGACGTTTCCGGTTCAATGGATGAGCCGAACAAGTTGCCTTTGGTACAGAAATCACTTCGCTTGCTGATTGATGCTCTGAAACCTACCGATCGGGTGGCGATGGTGGTGTACGCCGGAGCGGCGGGAATGGTACTGCCGTCTACCCCGGCATCGGATAAAGATACGATATTTAAAGCTTTGGATAATCTTCAGGCGGGAGGTTCCACCGCTGGGGGCGCGGGTATTCAACTAGCTTACCAAATCGCGAAAGAAAACTTTATTGCTGACGGCAACAACCGCGTAATCCTGGCTACCGACGGTGATTTCAACATCGGAACATCGTCTACCGGTGATTTGGTACGGATGATTGAAGAAAAGCGCAAGCAGGATATTTATCTGACCATTTGCGGATTTGGAATGGGTAATTATAAGGACGGACGCATGGAGCAGATCAGCAATGCGGGTAACGGTAACTACTTTTACATTGATCACATTCAGGAAGCTGAAAAAGTGTTTGTGCGCGAGCTACGGGCCAACCTGTTTACCATCGCCAAAGATGTAAAAATCCAACTGGAATTTAACCCCCAGCAGGTACAAAGCTACCGGCTAATTGGCTACGAAAACCGCCTGCTCTCTCGCGAAGATTTTGATGATGATTTGAAGGATGCCGGGGAATTAGGAGCGGGGCATACCGTGACGGCTCTATATGAAATTATTCCTACTCCACCCGACCAGGAAGTGAGTACTGCTACCGCACTGCGCTATCAGCAAAGTATCGTAACCGATCAGGCCAATGCCAACGAGCTACTGACCTTCAAATTGCGCTACAAACCCATCGGCAGTAAGCAAAGTCTACTGATTGAGCAACCTGTCAGGTATTCAGAAAATACGTTTGCTAAGTCTTCCCAAAACTTTCGGTTATCGGCTACAGTGGCGGGCTTTGGTATGCTGCTACGGCAGTCGCAGTACAGTGGTACGCTGACGTTCAAGCAGTTAGAAGCTTGGCTGCACGGCGCAAAACCTACGGTCAATACCGACTGGCAAGACTTTGAGCAACTACTACGAACGGCTACCTTGCTAAATGACCCTCGCTAG
- a CDS encoding HigA family addiction module antitoxin, with the protein MLKRGMPPIHPGEIVREDCLEPLGLTVTEAAKGLGVARSTLSKVVNERAAVSPEMAVKLGEAFGTGAGIWIRMQATYDLWHAEQTVSRKGITRFHSPRASA; encoded by the coding sequence ATGCTAAAACGAGGAATGCCACCGATACACCCAGGCGAAATTGTTAGGGAAGATTGTTTAGAACCACTTGGGCTTACCGTCACCGAAGCTGCCAAAGGGTTAGGTGTTGCTCGATCCACTTTATCGAAGGTAGTTAATGAACGCGCAGCGGTTTCGCCAGAAATGGCTGTGAAACTTGGTGAGGCCTTTGGCACTGGGGCCGGTATCTGGATTCGGATGCAAGCCACTTACGATCTATGGCACGCGGAGCAAACGGTATCCCGCAAAGGCATTACCCGCTTCCATTCACCTCGGGCCTCAGCTTAA
- a CDS encoding DUF6807 family protein, whose product MKYYTYLLLLTLFSSCDQSSLLSAQALTFEYSEGGVWVKENDERIFFYQQKTKSQNGEYARSNYVHPLYGLDGTVLTEDFPDDHPHHRGVFWTWHQVFIGDKRIGDAWLCEDFSWDVYEVQQEDSTLYTKTYWKSSNWTDGQGEEQPFLSEEASIKIHPATESYRVLDFEISLLALVPDLKIGGSEDAKGYGGFSVRMKLPKDIQFTSTSGKVTAQTEAVEAGPWMDISGSLATNGEKAGIVVMAHPNNPLPNNQWILRTKNSMQNPVYPGREPVLISDKEPTVLRYRLVVYQDKISEREINGLYEKMR is encoded by the coding sequence ATGAAATACTACACCTACCTACTTCTACTAACACTATTTAGCTCCTGCGATCAGTCGAGTTTGTTATCCGCTCAAGCCCTTACATTTGAGTATTCTGAGGGTGGAGTTTGGGTGAAAGAAAACGACGAGCGCATCTTCTTTTATCAGCAAAAAACCAAGTCGCAGAATGGCGAGTACGCCCGATCAAATTATGTCCATCCGTTATACGGATTAGACGGAACGGTGCTCACCGAAGATTTTCCCGACGACCACCCACACCACCGGGGTGTTTTCTGGACGTGGCACCAAGTATTCATTGGGGATAAACGCATTGGCGATGCCTGGCTATGTGAAGATTTTAGCTGGGATGTTTACGAAGTACAGCAAGAAGACAGTACACTTTATACGAAAACCTACTGGAAATCTTCTAATTGGACGGATGGGCAAGGGGAAGAGCAACCTTTCTTATCCGAGGAAGCCAGTATCAAGATTCACCCTGCTACCGAAAGTTATCGGGTACTGGACTTTGAGATCTCGCTACTAGCCCTGGTGCCTGATTTAAAAATAGGTGGTTCAGAAGATGCGAAGGGCTACGGAGGATTCTCAGTGAGAATGAAGCTACCGAAGGATATTCAGTTTACTTCTACCAGTGGGAAAGTGACCGCTCAAACTGAAGCAGTAGAAGCGGGACCTTGGATGGATATATCCGGTTCGTTAGCAACTAATGGCGAAAAGGCTGGCATTGTAGTAATGGCTCACCCGAATAACCCGCTTCCCAATAACCAATGGATTTTACGTACTAAAAACAGTATGCAGAACCCGGTCTATCCTGGCCGAGAACCCGTTCTAATTTCTGATAAAGAACCTACGGTACTTCGGTATCGCTTAGTCGTTTATCAGGATAAAATCAGCGAGCGGGAAATTAATGGTTTGTACGAAAAGATGAGATAG